A window of Pararhodobacter sp. genomic DNA:
GAAATCTCGCCGAATGCGGTTCCTCCGGTCTGCAAGATCATGGATTTCGGCAAGTTCAAATACGAACAGCAAAAGCGCGAAGCCGATGCGCGCAAGAAGCAAAAGACGATCGAGATCAAAGAGATCAAGTTCCGTCCGGGCACCGACACACACGACTATGACGTCAAGATGCGCAGCGTGTTCAAGTTTCTGGAAGAGGGTGACAAGGTCAAGATCACCCTGCGATTCCGCGGCCGTGAAATGGCGCACCAGCAGTTGGGTGCCGAATTGCTGCGCCGGGTTGCCGATGACGTGACCGAGGTTGGCAAGGTCGAGAACATGCCGCGTCTCGAAGGGCGTCAGATGGTGATGATGATCGGCCCGCGCTGATCGCCGCGCGTTTGAAGATATTGAAGCGCCGTTCCGTTTGGGGCGGCGTTTTGCTTTCTGCGCGCGCCGTCGTGAATTTGTTCCGTCGTGAATATATTCTGCCGCAAATTTATTCCGGCGCGGCGGTGCCAGGAAGCCGGGGCACATAGTGTTGGTTTTCGGCAATCAAGGCCGTCGCCAAACAGGCGGACGTCTCTTGCATCCGGGCAAACATGGCGCGCCTTCCACGAATATCGGTCGACAGCAAAATTCGCCGCATGATCGTGGATTGCCCACGCGGTGAGGCGAGAAATTCGGATTGACTGACCAAAGCCTCGGCGGGGGTGCCCAGGGTCAACAGGGCATTGTGGCTGTTCAAGGCCCGGTACGCCGCGCCCCGGCAGGTGTCGCCGCTTTCGGGGCACACGGATTGGCACAGCGCGGTGAGTGGCGCGGCGGCGTCGCTGGAGGCAAGCCACAGGTCAACCGCCCGATGATCCACGCGCTGGCCCATCAAAACCCATTGCGGATGATTGGCAGGCGTGCGGTTGGTGATCTGCGCGCGGCGCTCCTCCGTCGCGGATTGCCAAAGCAGGTACAACAGGTCGGTTTCGATGGTATCCAGGTCCATGTCCCGCAGGCTTGGATGCTCGCGAGAGGCCATCGTGATCAACGCCGTGCGGGCGGCGCGCGGTTCGCCCAGCGCCTCGAAGTCGCGGACCGTCTCCAGACCCATCGACACATCGCGCACCGACATCCAGGCATCCACAAGCGGCACGCCCGTGATTTGGGTCAACCAGTTGCGCCCGGAAATGCCGCCGTCGTTGCGCAACAGGGACACGCGATCTCGACGGTCGAGATGGGCAAGATATGCGCCTTGCAGGGCGGGGGATCTGTCGATCAGGCCCAGAAGGATCTGCGCCGCGACATTGCCCGACCGCGCCAATCTGGAGAAGTCCAGCAACGCCGTTTCTTCGTCATTTGCCAGCCAGACGCCCAGCGCCTCGCGAAAACCGGGGTCGTCGCTGCCCGGAAGCTGCGGTGGCGTTGCGAGCACCGGAACGGGCGCCATCGCCACACAAATGGCAAAGACGCTCCGGCGGGCGAGCCGGGCAAAGCGCGGGATGAGAGCACTCAGCAACACGGGCAAGCCTTGGATCAGGGGTACACGCCACGTCAAACACCATGACAGCGGCGGTGTATAGTCTGCAATTTGAGTGCCGATGATGCAACCCATTAGTTTGGCGCGCCAACGAGACCCGAAAAAGCGTCGCGCCAGACCTGCGTCGCCCCGGCGCGAAACCTGTCGTCAGCCACGCAATTGCGCTGCAATGCCCTGCATTTCGTCAGCCGGCATATAGCCGCGCAGCAATTCGCCACCCTCGAGGCCACCCATCACGAATGTCGGCGTGCCGCTGATCTGCAAACGCTGCGCCAATTCGCGGTTGGCGGTGAGAACGGCCGAGACAGCGTCGCTGTTCATTGCGCCGATCACGTCCTCGACCGAGGCCCCCAGTTCTTCGGCCAACAAGCGCGCGCTGGTTTCCGTGAAATCGCCCTCCCACGCCATCAGGCGCTCATGGGCTTCCTCATATTGCGCGTCGGTGCCTTGCTGGTGCACGGCGACCGCAAAGCGGCTCATGACCTCGGATTGTGGACCAAGAATCGGGAATTCCTTGATGATCAGGCGCACATTGCCGTCGGTGCTGAGGAATTCCGCCATTTGCGGCTGCGCGCGGCGGCAAAAGCTGCAGCGATAGTCCATGAATTCGACCAAGGTCAGGTCGCCATCCAGATTGCCACCAACCCAGGAATGCCCGTCGGCAAAGATTTCCTCGGCGTTGATCTCAACCAAGGTGTTGTCCATGCCCGATTGTGCCTCGGCGGTGCGGCGCTCGAATTCTGCGACGGCCTCGAAGATGACTTCGGGGTTTGCCAGCAGATAGGCGCGGACCTCGGCGCCAAAGGCGGCGCGATCCTCGTCGGACATCGGCGCGGTTTGAGCGGCCAGCGGGCTGGCGGCGAGGAACAAGGCAGCGCTGAAGGCGGCGACGGGAAACGGCAGACGGGTCATTGCAAGTCCTTATGTCAAAGTCGCGCAACTCTGCCCGCGCCGGTCCGTCAAGATCAAGCCCAGAACCGACCGGCACCCCGGTTTCTGACCCAAACGTGAAGCCTGTTGTCCCCTCGGCAGGGATTCCCCCTGGCCGTCGCTTCGGGTTAGGAAGGGACACATGGCAAAAGGGGAGCAAATGACACAGGGGCGAGGCATGGTCCGATTGAGGCGCAGGTTTTCCACAGGCAGTCGGTTTTCCACAGGCGGTCTGGCGGTGCTCGCACTGGTGTTGCTGATCGCCGCGATCAGCCCGGCGCGCGCGCAGTCCGATGGGTCCGACGCGCTGGGCGGGTTGGCGCGTGTGGCGGGCGTGATCGACGTGCAGGCGTCGTGGCGCAGTCTGGCGGTCACACTGCCCTTGACGCAACCGGTCCCGTGGCGCACGCGGTTGTTGGCCGATCCACCCCGCGCGCTGATCGACTTTCACACGGTTGATTGGGCCGGGGTTGATCTTGATGCGATTGCGCTGCCGACCCCTGCGCGCGCCATTCGGGTCGGCGCGGCGGGCGGTGGCTGGAGCAGACTGGTCATCGAACTCAGCACGCCGATGGGGTTTTCCGAGGCCGGCATGGCCACGAACCCGGAAACCGGCGGTGCGGTTGTCTCGCTGCGCCTGTCGCCGATATCCGAGGCAGAGTTCGCCGACCAAGCCGCACGACTGTTGGCGGCAACCGCACCGCTGGGTGTCGATACCTCGGCGGATGTCACACCCCGCGCACCTCTGGGGCAGCGCCGCACCTTGGTGGTTTTGGACCCCGGGCATGGCGGCGTCGATCCCGGGGCCCTGCATAACGGTGTCAGCGAAGCGGAAACCATGCTGACCTTCGCCCGCGAACTGGCGACGGCGCTGCGTCGAACCGGTCGCTATGAGGTGGCGATGACCCGTGACAGCAACGTTTTTGTCTCGCTCGAAGCCCGGATCACGGTTGCGCATCTGGCGCAGGCCGATGTGTTCTTGTCACTTCATGCCGATGCCCTGGAGGACGGGCAGGCGCGGGGCGCGACGCTGTACACACTGGCGGATGAAGCCAGCGATGAAGCCTCGGCCATGTTGGCAGAGCGCCACGACCGCGATGATCTGCTGGGGGCGGGGGTTGATCTGACGGGCACCGATGACACGATCACCTCGATCCTGATGTCGCTGGCCCGCACAGAAACCACGCCCGCGACTCATGCGTTGGCGCGTGCCCTGGTCGCCGCGATTCAGGGGGCAGATCTGCGAATGCACCGTCACCCATGGCAACAAGCGGCGTTTTCGGTGCTCAAGTCGGCGTCGGTGCCCTCGGCACTGCTGGAGGTCGGCTTCTTGTCGAATGATCGCGACCGCGGGCGGCTGATGAACCCGGAGTGGCGCGCGCAAATGGTTGCGGCGTTGATCGCGGGGCTCGATGTCTGGGTCGCCGAGGAAGCCGCGCAGGCGGCGTTGCGACGGCGATAGCATCACCTCTGCGCGATTTCGTGCGTTCCGGGGTCGCTTGCTTTTGACCCCGGCGGCGCATGTCCGTATAGAACTCTGATATCCCTTGTCGGAGCCCCTGCGTGACCCGAGCGATCTTGTCCTTTTTCGGCGGCCTGTTCAGCTTTCTTGTGCTGGGCCTGTTTTTTGGTGCGCTGACGGTGGGTGGCGTGATCTGGGTCTATACGCATGATCTGCCCTCGACCGAGCAACTGGCCAATTACAGCCCGCCGATGATCAGCCGGATCTACTCTGGCGAGGGGCAATTGATCGACGAATTCGCCAATGAGCGCCGTCTGTTCACCCCCATCGAAGATATTCCGCCGCTGCTGCGCGCGGCGTTCATCTCGGCCGAGGATCGCCTCTTTTATGAACACGAGGGCTTCAATCCGATGGCCATGGTCGCCGCGTTTCGCGACGCCGTGGTGTCGCGCGGGCGCAACGTGCGCGGCGCGTCGACCATCACGCAGCAGGTGATGAAGAACTTCTTGCTGTCATCCGACCGCACGATTGAACGCAAGATCCGCGAGATCATTCTGGCGTGGCGCGTTGAGCAATCACTGAGCAAAGACCAGATTCTGGAACTCTACCTCAACGAAATTTTCCTGGGTCAGAACTCGTTCGGCGTGGCCGCAGCGGCGCAAACCTATTTCAACAAGACGTTGGAAGAATTGACGTTGGAGGAAATGGCGTTTCTGGCGGCCCTTCCACAGGCCCCGTCCGAATATCACCCGGTGCGCGCCCGTGAGCGCGTCACGGCCCGGCGCAACTGGATCATCGGGCAGATGGTCGAAAACGGCTATATCACCGAAGAAGACTCGGCGGCGGCCCGCGCGACGCCCTTGAACACGGTGCAAGGCGGCGAAATTCAGTCCTTCCGCGAAAGCCTGCCAGAGCGCGACTATTTTACCGACGAAATCCGCCGCCAACTGTCCTCGTCCTTTGGCGAGGAGGAATTTTTCTCGGGCGGTTTGTCGATCCGGGCGACGATTCAGCCGGACTTGCAGATCGTCGCCGCCCATGCCTTGCAGCGCGCGCTCGAGGATTTCGACCGCGCCGGGGGCGAATGGCGGGGCACGGGCATTCGGTTGGAGCCCGAGCAATTGGCCGATGAGGCATCGTGGCGCGCGGGGCTGGCCGAGGCCGATCTGCCGCGCGACATCACGCTGGACAATCCGTGGTATCCCGCCGTGGTGCTGGAGGTGACGCCGGATCGCGCCCGAGTCGGCATTGAAAGCATTGACGAAATCGGGCAGATCGACCGACCCGATATTGATTGGTTGCCCGGCTCGCTGTCGGACACGCTGGATGTGGGCGACGTGGTGCTCGTGCGGGCCGTGACCTCTGACACCGACGGCAGTTTCGTTCGCTGGTCGCTGCGTCAGGTGCCCGAGGTTCAGGGCGCGTTCATGGCGATGGACGTCAACACCGGGCGCGTGATCGCCATTCAAGGCGGCTTCAGCTATCAGGCCTCGGGCTTCAATCGGGCGACGCAAGCGATGCGCCAGCCGGGTTCGGCGTTCAAACCCTTCGTCTATGCCGCCGCCCTTGATTCCGGCTTCACGCCGGCCACCATCGTCATTGACGCCCCGATCGAGATCGACACTGGCGATGGTATCTGGCGGCCGCAGAATGCCAACCATGATTTCCTCGGGCCGACGCCGGTGCGCACCGGTATCGAGCAATCGCGCAACCTGATGACCATCCGCCTCGCGCAAGAGGTCGGCATGGAGGTTGTCGCGGGCTATGCCGAACGATTCGGCGTCTATGATCGCCTGCAACCGTTTCTGGCAAACTCGCTGGGTGCGCAGGAAACCACGCTGTACCGGGTGGTCGCGGCCTATGCGATGTTTGCCAATGGTGGCGAGCGCGTAGAACCGACGCTGGTGGACCGCGTGCAGGATCGCTGGGGGCGCACCGTCTATCGCCACGATCAGCGCCAATGCATCGAATGTTCGGAACCCGATCTGCCCGCCGGACAAGCCCCGTGGATCGCCAGCCAGCGGCAGCGCGTGATGGACCCGATCACCGCCTATCAACTGACCTCGATGCTGCAAGGCGTGGTCCAGCGCGGCACGGCCACGCGGGTGCGCCTGCCGGTGCCGGTGGCGGGCAAGACCGGCACCACCAACGATTCGCGCGATGTCTGGTTCGTGGGCTATACCTCGACCATCGTGGCGGGCTGCTACATCGGTTATGACCGCCCAAGGTCGCTGGGACGCCGGGCCTCGGGCGGCGGGACATGCGCGCCGGTGTTCACTGAATTCATGCGTGAGGCGATTGAAACATACGGCGGCGGCAGATTCGAGGTGCCCCCCGGTGGGCGGTTCATCCGCATCAACCGCTATACCGGAGAGCGCCTGTCTGACGACGCAACCGGCGAAGAAGTCGTGGCGGAATATTTCCGCGACGGCGAAGAGCCCGTGTTCGGCATCGACGCGTTGATCGACGGCGGGTTCGTCATGGGCGGCTCGATGCCGGTCTTTGCGCCCGACGCCGAAGACCCGCCCCTGTACACCGAGGACGGAACCCAGGTCGGCACCGAAACCACGGGCACGGGCGCGGTGATCTTGCTGCCCGACGGTGCCAGTTTCGGAACCCTCAGCGCGGGTGGCCTCTACTGATCCCGGGCGGCGCATTTGCGCCCTTGGACCCGTGCGCGGAAACTGGCACAGTCGCGGCCGACTATCACGGGGGAGCCTATGTCGGAACGAGTGGAAATCTTCGAGGTCGGGCCGCGCGACGGGCTGCAAAACGAAAAGCGCCAGATCCCGACGCCCGAAAAAATCGCGCTCGTGGATTTGCTGTCCAAGGCCGGGTTTCGCCGGATCGAGGTGGCCAGCTTCGTCAGCCCGAAATGGGTGCCGCAAATGGCCGATTCCGCGCAGGTTCTGGCCGGAATCACCCGCGTGGCCGGGGTCTCTTATGCTGCCTTGACGCCCAACATGCGCGGCTATGAAGGCGCAAAGGCCGCGAGTGCCGATGAGATCGCGGTGTTTGCCTCGGCCTCGGAAGGGTTTTCCAAGGCCAATCTGAACTGCACGATTGCCGAGTCGATCGAGCGTTTCCTGCCGATCATCGAGGCGGCGCGCGCCGAAGGCATTCCGGTGCGCGGCTATATCAGTTGCGTCACCGACTGCCCGTTCGATGGCCCGACGCCGCCCGCCGCGGTGGCGGCGCTGGCGGCACGGCTCGACGCCTTGGGCTGCTATGAGATCAGCCTTGGCGACACCATCGGCAAAGCCACGCCAGACTCCTTGACCGCCATGTTGAGGGCTGTGTTGCAGGTGGTGCCGGCTGCCAGATTGGCCGGGCATTACCACGACACCGGCGGGCGGGCTTGCGACAATATCGAGGCCTCGCTGGCGCTTGGATTGCGGGTGTTCGATGCGGCGGTTGGGGGTCTGGGGGGGTGCCCCTATGCGCCGGGCGCTCAGGGCAACGTTGCCACCGAGGCCGCTGTCGCCCGGATCGAATCCTTGGGCTATGAGACCGGATTGAACCGCGAAATTATCGAAAAAGCCGCCGACATGGCGCGCCAGATGAGGAAAAACGCATGACCTGGGACACGATCACTTTGGCCACCGATGCGCGCGGCGTCGCCACGCTGACCTTGAACCGGGTCGACAAGCACAACGCCCTGTCGGCGCAGATGATCGAGGACCTGACCGAGGCCGCGGCCCAGGTGGACCGCGATGACTCCGTGCGCGTCGTGATTCTGACCGGGGCAGGGGGCAGCTTTTGTGCCGGCGGCGATCTGGCGTGGATGCAGGACCAGATGCGCGCCGATGCCGCGACGCGCGCCGAGCACGCGGGAAAACTGGCGGGGATGCTGGGGGCGTTGAACCGCCTGTCGAAACCGGTGATCGGCCGGGTGCAGGGGCAGGCGTTTGGCGGTGGCATCGGCATGATCGCCGTCTGTGACGTGGCAATCGGTGTCACGGGCGCGAAATTCGGCCTGACGGAAACCCGGCTTGGCCTGATCCCGGCGACCATCGGCCCCTATGTCCTGGCCCGCATGGGCGAGGCGATGGCGCGCCGCGTGTTCATGTCGGCGCGCCTGTTTGGTGCCGACGA
This region includes:
- the infC gene encoding translation initiation factor IF-3, giving the protein MARRPHNAPPSRDTGPRSNEKIRAPEVRLIGAEGENVGVVTPAKAMQLAQEAGLDLVEISPNAVPPVCKIMDFGKFKYEQQKREADARKKQKTIEIKEIKFRPGTDTHDYDVKMRSVFKFLEEGDKVKITLRFRGREMAHQQLGAELLRRVADDVTEVGKVENMPRLEGRQMVMMIGPR
- a CDS encoding DsbA family protein, with translation MTRLPFPVAAFSAALFLAASPLAAQTAPMSDEDRAAFGAEVRAYLLANPEVIFEAVAEFERRTAEAQSGMDNTLVEINAEEIFADGHSWVGGNLDGDLTLVEFMDYRCSFCRRAQPQMAEFLSTDGNVRLIIKEFPILGPQSEVMSRFAVAVHQQGTDAQYEEAHERLMAWEGDFTETSARLLAEELGASVEDVIGAMNSDAVSAVLTANRELAQRLQISGTPTFVMGGLEGGELLRGYMPADEMQGIAAQLRG
- a CDS encoding N-acetylmuramoyl-L-alanine amidase — its product is MTQGRGMVRLRRRFSTGSRFSTGGLAVLALVLLIAAISPARAQSDGSDALGGLARVAGVIDVQASWRSLAVTLPLTQPVPWRTRLLADPPRALIDFHTVDWAGVDLDAIALPTPARAIRVGAAGGGWSRLVIELSTPMGFSEAGMATNPETGGAVVSLRLSPISEAEFADQAARLLAATAPLGVDTSADVTPRAPLGQRRTLVVLDPGHGGVDPGALHNGVSEAETMLTFARELATALRRTGRYEVAMTRDSNVFVSLEARITVAHLAQADVFLSLHADALEDGQARGATLYTLADEASDEASAMLAERHDRDDLLGAGVDLTGTDDTITSILMSLARTETTPATHALARALVAAIQGADLRMHRHPWQQAAFSVLKSASVPSALLEVGFLSNDRDRGRLMNPEWRAQMVAALIAGLDVWVAEEAAQAALRRR
- a CDS encoding penicillin-binding protein 1A, whose amino-acid sequence is MTRAILSFFGGLFSFLVLGLFFGALTVGGVIWVYTHDLPSTEQLANYSPPMISRIYSGEGQLIDEFANERRLFTPIEDIPPLLRAAFISAEDRLFYEHEGFNPMAMVAAFRDAVVSRGRNVRGASTITQQVMKNFLLSSDRTIERKIREIILAWRVEQSLSKDQILELYLNEIFLGQNSFGVAAAAQTYFNKTLEELTLEEMAFLAALPQAPSEYHPVRARERVTARRNWIIGQMVENGYITEEDSAAARATPLNTVQGGEIQSFRESLPERDYFTDEIRRQLSSSFGEEEFFSGGLSIRATIQPDLQIVAAHALQRALEDFDRAGGEWRGTGIRLEPEQLADEASWRAGLAEADLPRDITLDNPWYPAVVLEVTPDRARVGIESIDEIGQIDRPDIDWLPGSLSDTLDVGDVVLVRAVTSDTDGSFVRWSLRQVPEVQGAFMAMDVNTGRVIAIQGGFSYQASGFNRATQAMRQPGSAFKPFVYAAALDSGFTPATIVIDAPIEIDTGDGIWRPQNANHDFLGPTPVRTGIEQSRNLMTIRLAQEVGMEVVAGYAERFGVYDRLQPFLANSLGAQETTLYRVVAAYAMFANGGERVEPTLVDRVQDRWGRTVYRHDQRQCIECSEPDLPAGQAPWIASQRQRVMDPITAYQLTSMLQGVVQRGTATRVRLPVPVAGKTGTTNDSRDVWFVGYTSTIVAGCYIGYDRPRSLGRRASGGGTCAPVFTEFMREAIETYGGGRFEVPPGGRFIRINRYTGERLSDDATGEEVVAEYFRDGEEPVFGIDALIDGGFVMGGSMPVFAPDAEDPPLYTEDGTQVGTETTGTGAVILLPDGASFGTLSAGGLY
- a CDS encoding hydroxymethylglutaryl-CoA lyase, whose translation is MSERVEIFEVGPRDGLQNEKRQIPTPEKIALVDLLSKAGFRRIEVASFVSPKWVPQMADSAQVLAGITRVAGVSYAALTPNMRGYEGAKAASADEIAVFASASEGFSKANLNCTIAESIERFLPIIEAARAEGIPVRGYISCVTDCPFDGPTPPAAVAALAARLDALGCYEISLGDTIGKATPDSLTAMLRAVLQVVPAARLAGHYHDTGGRACDNIEASLALGLRVFDAAVGGLGGCPYAPGAQGNVATEAAVARIESLGYETGLNREIIEKAADMARQMRKNA
- a CDS encoding crotonase/enoyl-CoA hydratase family protein, with the translated sequence MTWDTITLATDARGVATLTLNRVDKHNALSAQMIEDLTEAAAQVDRDDSVRVVILTGAGGSFCAGGDLAWMQDQMRADAATRAEHAGKLAGMLGALNRLSKPVIGRVQGQAFGGGIGMIAVCDVAIGVTGAKFGLTETRLGLIPATIGPYVLARMGEAMARRVFMSARLFGADEAVTLGLLAKAVAPEDLDAAIEAEVKPYLSCAPGAVASAKALALTLGAGIGPDAVSQSIDALVARWESPEAAEGIAAFFDKRKATWMR